Proteins encoded within one genomic window of Mesobacillus subterraneus:
- a CDS encoding IucA/IucC family C-terminal-domain containing protein, with amino-acid sequence MKADLTPKELAILANYRFVVSEPDKDVQIQFSPFLNESTMSTYLKRFENELGAPDLKTAASVFMKRHAFLAALYLYSMSAFNKKMDVSPENIILEDAIHDGLWLPGFYLINKSTEVCPADGRDEWRSEAVRHLFAENLFPVMDAISKSAKISKLILWENVAVYIFWLYEKILNQTEDPEVKSRAAEDFSYLVESAPGKLFGRYTNNPISRFYSEPVYQEETDSSIRIRKTCCYSYMLKEKGSYCKTCPRTCGM; translated from the coding sequence ATGAAAGCTGACCTGACGCCCAAGGAATTAGCGATTCTCGCTAACTATCGTTTTGTGGTTTCTGAACCAGACAAAGATGTCCAAATTCAGTTTAGCCCTTTTTTAAATGAGTCAACGATGAGCACCTATCTGAAAAGGTTCGAAAACGAGCTAGGGGCTCCAGACCTGAAGACTGCAGCTTCTGTATTCATGAAGAGACATGCTTTTCTTGCAGCCCTATATTTATATTCAATGAGCGCTTTTAACAAAAAGATGGATGTATCACCTGAGAATATTATTCTGGAGGATGCCATTCATGATGGTCTTTGGCTGCCTGGGTTTTATCTGATAAACAAAAGTACGGAAGTATGCCCGGCAGATGGACGCGATGAATGGAGATCGGAAGCAGTAAGGCACTTGTTCGCAGAGAATCTTTTTCCGGTTATGGATGCAATCTCGAAATCTGCGAAAATCTCAAAGCTAATTCTGTGGGAAAATGTAGCTGTCTATATTTTCTGGCTCTATGAAAAAATCTTAAACCAAACTGAGGATCCTGAGGTGAAGTCACGGGCGGCAGAAGACTTTTCTTATTTGGTCGAATCCGCTCCTGGGAAGCTGTTTGGACGTTATACTAACAATCCGATTTCGAGGTTTTACAGTGAACCAGTCTATCAGGAAGAGACCGATTCATCGATCAGAATCCGAAAAACCTGCTGTTACAGCTACATGCTCAAAGAAAAAGGAAGTTATTGCAAAACCTGTCCGCGAACTTGCGGAATGTAA
- a CDS encoding YusU family protein: protein MDKNFTEQINGLLDKYTELLVGEGSADNVEKVKAWIIYSHIAKSMPPLARHWNEEYPEAKDQIKNVIAEVKELNEKNRQK from the coding sequence ATGGACAAGAATTTTACAGAGCAAATTAATGGATTACTGGATAAATACACAGAGCTTTTGGTTGGTGAAGGCTCCGCTGATAATGTCGAGAAGGTAAAAGCATGGATAATTTACAGCCATATCGCCAAGTCGATGCCTCCATTGGCGAGGCACTGGAATGAAGAATATCCTGAAGCCAAGGATCAAATCAAGAACGTCATCGCAGAAGTCAAAGAACTGAATGAGAAGAACCGACAAAAATGA
- a CDS encoding spore coat protein: MNQNQNQNQNQQKIQNPETQVQKTPQMNDRDFINDILTTEKYMTQGYDTALNEVSHDQLYQDVLAIYTETANAQRSIYNLMFKKGWYGVEAAEAQKLQQSHQQFQGYSNQFPYGGQQLQ; this comes from the coding sequence ATGAATCAGAATCAGAATCAGAACCAGAATCAGCAAAAAATCCAGAATCCAGAAACACAGGTCCAAAAAACACCGCAGATGAATGACCGTGATTTCATCAATGATATTTTAACGACTGAAAAATACATGACTCAAGGTTATGATACGGCGTTAAATGAGGTAAGCCACGATCAGCTTTACCAGGATGTACTCGCCATCTACACAGAAACAGCGAATGCACAGCGCAGCATCTATAATCTCATGTTCAAAAAAGGCTGGTATGGAGTAGAAGCGGCAGAGGCGCAAAAGCTTCAGCAGTCACACCAGCAATTCCAGGGATATTCAAACCAATTCCCATACGGCGGCCAGCAGCTTCAATAA
- a CDS encoding proline dehydrogenase family protein — translation MEQLMRNFFLFLSKNKFFTKMAKKYGLRLGAKRFVSGETVEQSVEVIKELNRKNLAATVDFLGEFVDNEREANERAESSIAMIKAIGCEKLNAQMSVKMTSLGFDISEKVVMTNMRRIMDTAKENNVFVTIDMEDYERCQRTLDIFKQLKSEYDNIGTVIQAYLYRTEKDIEDLNQFSPNLRLVKGAYKESPEVAFPEKKDVDENFKKIIKMHLLNGNYTAVASHDDNIINFTKEFAKANNIPKSQFEFQMLFGIMPERQLQLAEEGYTMRVYVPFGTDWYGYFMRRLAERPANVAFVLKGMLKK, via the coding sequence ATGGAACAACTAATGAGGAACTTTTTTCTTTTTTTATCAAAAAATAAATTTTTCACAAAAATGGCTAAGAAATATGGTCTTCGTTTAGGGGCAAAACGTTTTGTTTCCGGGGAAACGGTCGAGCAGTCTGTGGAAGTCATTAAAGAGCTAAACAGAAAGAATCTTGCGGCAACCGTCGATTTTCTTGGGGAATTCGTTGACAATGAAAGAGAAGCGAACGAGAGAGCAGAAAGTTCAATTGCGATGATCAAGGCGATTGGCTGTGAAAAATTAAATGCTCAGATGAGCGTGAAAATGACTTCACTCGGCTTTGATATTTCTGAAAAAGTGGTTATGACCAATATGCGTCGAATCATGGATACAGCTAAAGAGAATAATGTATTTGTGACCATCGACATGGAGGACTACGAGCGCTGCCAGAGGACTCTGGATATTTTCAAACAGTTAAAGTCTGAATACGACAACATCGGCACGGTCATCCAAGCTTATTTGTACAGGACTGAAAAAGATATTGAGGACCTGAATCAATTTTCTCCAAATCTCCGTCTTGTGAAGGGTGCCTATAAAGAGTCACCCGAAGTTGCTTTCCCAGAGAAAAAAGATGTGGATGAGAACTTCAAGAAAATCATTAAGATGCATCTGCTGAACGGTAATTATACAGCTGTTGCCTCACACGATGACAATATCATTAACTTCACGAAGGAATTCGCGAAGGCAAATAATATCCCAAAAAGCCAGTTCGAGTTCCAGATGCTATTTGGAATCATGCCGGAAAGGCAGCTGCAGCTTGCGGAAGAAGGGTACACGATGCGCGTTTATGTCCCATTCGGAACAGACTGGTACGGCTATTTCATGCGCAGGCTGGCAGAACGTCCGGCAAACGTTGCATTTGTTTTAAAAGGAATGTTAAAGAAATAA
- a CDS encoding YuzL family protein: MARLKKNPSKAGVSAASVKGNAGPSMGQGGERKQNSQNSQYKK, from the coding sequence ATGGCCAGATTGAAAAAGAATCCGTCAAAGGCTGGAGTCAGCGCAGCCAGTGTGAAAGGAAATGCTGGCCCGTCAATGGGACAGGGCGGCGAAAGAAAGCAGAACAGCCAGAATAGCCAGTATAAAAAATAA
- a CDS encoding acetyl-CoA C-acetyltransferase, protein MREAVIVAGARTPVGKAKKGTLANVRPDDLGALVVRETLKRAGNYEGNIDDLIIGCAMPEAEQGLNMARNIGALAGLSHEVPAITINRYCSSGLQAIANASERIMLGHADTIIAGGAESMSLVPMMGHVVRPNAKLAETAPQYYMGMGHTAEEVAKKYGISREEQDAFAVRSHQRAAKAIQEGKFEDEIVPVDVTLRSVGKDNKLVEKTIQFKQDEGVRPDTNLEALAKLRPAFNVKGTVTAGNSSQTSDGAAAVMVMDREKAESLGLKPLAKFRSFALGGVPPEIMGIGPVVAIPKALKLAGLQVSDIGVFELNEAFASQSIQVIRELGLDEDKVNVNGGAIALGHPLGTTGAKLTLTVIHEMKRRNEQFGVVTMCIGGGMGAAGVFELL, encoded by the coding sequence ATGAGAGAAGCGGTAATCGTAGCCGGAGCCCGGACACCGGTCGGAAAAGCAAAAAAAGGAACTCTTGCTAATGTCCGCCCTGATGATCTTGGAGCTCTTGTAGTAAGAGAAACTCTAAAACGAGCAGGCAATTATGAAGGGAATATTGATGATTTGATCATCGGCTGTGCAATGCCAGAAGCAGAGCAAGGGTTGAATATGGCGCGGAATATCGGCGCACTTGCCGGACTGTCACATGAAGTGCCGGCAATCACAATCAACCGTTATTGCTCTTCAGGACTGCAGGCGATTGCGAATGCATCGGAGAGAATCATGCTTGGGCATGCAGACACCATCATTGCTGGAGGAGCGGAATCAATGAGCCTGGTGCCAATGATGGGCCACGTTGTCCGCCCGAATGCGAAGCTGGCTGAAACAGCTCCGCAATATTATATGGGAATGGGCCATACAGCAGAGGAAGTTGCCAAAAAGTACGGCATTTCCCGTGAGGAGCAGGACGCTTTTGCTGTAAGAAGCCATCAGCGCGCGGCAAAAGCAATCCAGGAAGGCAAATTCGAGGATGAGATCGTTCCAGTCGATGTAACCCTCCGTTCAGTAGGAAAAGACAATAAGCTTGTTGAAAAGACAATCCAATTCAAACAGGATGAAGGGGTACGCCCAGATACAAATCTCGAAGCACTTGCGAAACTGCGCCCGGCCTTCAATGTTAAAGGTACAGTAACTGCAGGGAATTCTTCACAGACTAGTGACGGAGCAGCGGCTGTCATGGTCATGGACCGTGAAAAGGCTGAATCTCTTGGCTTGAAGCCGCTTGCGAAATTCCGCTCATTTGCACTTGGCGGAGTACCGCCTGAAATCATGGGAATCGGTCCTGTGGTAGCAATTCCTAAAGCATTGAAGCTTGCTGGTCTGCAAGTCTCAGATATTGGTGTATTCGAACTGAACGAAGCATTCGCTTCGCAATCTATTCAGGTAATTCGTGAACTGGGCCTTGATGAAGATAAGGTCAATGTGAACGGCGGAGCAATCGCGTTGGGCCACCCGCTGGGAACAACTGGAGCGAAACTGACTTTGACCGTGATTCATGAAATGAAACGAAGAAACGAGCAGTTCGGTGTCGTTACAATGTGTATCGGCGGCGGAATGGGTGCAGCTGGAGTCTTTGAACTTTTATAA
- a CDS encoding acyl-CoA dehydrogenase family protein has translation MGNQTEKLVKGGSFLIEDVTYDHVFTPEDYTDEHKMIAKTTEDFVTNEVLPQVEYIEQHEFDRTVKLLKEAGELGLLGADVPEEYGGLSLDKISSALIAEKMAVAGGFSISHGAHVGIGSLPIVLFGNEEQKQKYLPPLATGEKLAAYALTEPGSGSDALGAKTTAKLNAEGTHYVLNGEKQWITNAGFADVFVVYAKIDGEQFTAFIVEREYPGVSVGAEEKKMGIKSSSTRTLILEDAQVPVENLLGEAGKGHLIAFNILNIGRYKLGVGATGGAKQAFGLTVKYANQRQQFKTPISQFNLTKEKLATMASKIYATESSVYRTVGLFEERMNQLSDEEINNGKAVADSIAEYAIECSMNKVFATETLDYVVDEGVQIHGGYGFMQEYEIERAYRDSRINRIFEGTNEINRLLVPGTFLRKAMKGELPLLQKAQQLQEELMMLMPEEPGDEPLAQEKYLVKNAKKIGLLAAGLAAQKFGKALEKEQEILVNIADIISNAYSMESAVLRTEKAIAKDGVEKSKQKLLYTQIFCQEAFHEIERDARETLVATEEGDALRMLTSALRKFTRHTPINVIAKKREASEKLIEAERFIV, from the coding sequence ATGGGTAACCAAACAGAAAAGCTTGTAAAAGGCGGAAGCTTCTTAATCGAAGATGTAACATACGACCACGTTTTCACTCCAGAGGATTACACTGATGAGCATAAAATGATCGCAAAAACAACGGAGGACTTCGTCACAAACGAAGTATTGCCTCAGGTTGAATATATCGAGCAGCATGAGTTTGACCGCACTGTAAAACTGTTGAAGGAAGCTGGAGAGCTCGGCCTTCTTGGCGCAGACGTTCCTGAAGAATACGGCGGATTGAGCCTTGATAAAATCAGCTCAGCTTTGATCGCAGAGAAAATGGCCGTTGCAGGCGGTTTCTCAATCTCCCACGGTGCACACGTAGGAATCGGTTCATTGCCAATCGTGCTTTTCGGTAATGAAGAGCAAAAGCAAAAATACCTTCCTCCATTGGCAACTGGCGAAAAGCTTGCAGCCTACGCACTTACTGAGCCTGGTTCAGGTTCAGACGCATTAGGGGCAAAGACAACAGCTAAGCTGAATGCGGAAGGCACTCACTATGTACTTAACGGCGAAAAGCAATGGATCACAAACGCTGGCTTTGCAGATGTATTCGTTGTGTATGCAAAGATCGATGGCGAACAGTTCACAGCTTTCATTGTTGAAAGAGAATACCCTGGAGTATCAGTAGGCGCAGAAGAAAAGAAAATGGGGATCAAGAGCTCTTCTACACGTACATTGATCCTTGAAGATGCTCAAGTACCTGTGGAAAACCTTCTTGGTGAAGCAGGAAAAGGGCACCTTATCGCCTTCAATATCCTGAACATTGGACGTTATAAATTGGGAGTAGGCGCAACTGGCGGTGCCAAGCAGGCATTCGGCCTGACTGTAAAGTATGCGAACCAGCGTCAGCAGTTCAAAACACCTATTTCCCAGTTCAATCTTACAAAAGAGAAGCTTGCGACAATGGCTTCGAAAATCTATGCAACTGAGAGCTCTGTATACCGTACAGTAGGCTTGTTCGAAGAAAGAATGAACCAGTTGTCTGATGAAGAAATCAATAACGGCAAAGCAGTTGCTGACTCAATTGCTGAGTACGCGATCGAGTGCTCAATGAACAAAGTGTTCGCAACCGAAACTCTTGACTATGTTGTAGATGAAGGTGTTCAGATCCACGGTGGATACGGCTTCATGCAGGAGTATGAAATCGAAAGAGCTTACCGTGATTCAAGAATCAACCGTATTTTCGAAGGCACAAACGAAATCAACCGCCTGTTGGTGCCAGGTACATTCCTTCGTAAAGCAATGAAGGGCGAGCTTCCATTATTGCAAAAAGCACAGCAGCTTCAAGAAGAACTGATGATGCTTATGCCTGAAGAGCCAGGTGATGAGCCGTTGGCACAGGAGAAATACCTTGTGAAAAACGCGAAGAAAATCGGCTTGCTTGCTGCTGGCCTGGCAGCTCAGAAGTTTGGAAAAGCATTGGAAAAAGAGCAAGAAATCCTTGTTAATATCGCGGATATCATCTCAAATGCTTATTCAATGGAATCTGCTGTTCTTCGTACAGAAAAGGCTATCGCTAAAGATGGAGTTGAAAAGAGCAAGCAGAAGCTTCTTTACACACAAATCTTCTGCCAGGAAGCATTCCATGAAATCGAGCGTGACGCGAGAGAAACTCTTGTTGCAACAGAAGAAGGAGACGCTCTTCGCATGCTGACTTCAGCTTTGCGCAAGTTCACAAGGCACACTCCAATCAATGTGATCGCGAAGAAACGTGAAGCATCTGAAAAGCTGATCGAAGCAGAGCGTTTTATCGTTTAA